From the Solibacillus sp. FSL R5-0449 genome, one window contains:
- a CDS encoding TRAP transporter permease, with amino-acid sequence MADKKETLDPGALHESLTLEQQKELLEKYDLESNQRNPQNFMKYIIYFGLLAFTLFQVYTAIFGQFPAQIQRTVHLGFALTFVFLLFPASRKLSKRTIPFYDYILAIIAIVVGSYWVINYDRLVQSLGQLQTMDFYIGILAVIIVLEGARRAVGLPITIIAGLFLLYAFFGPYMPDFMAHRGQSLDSIVNLMFFSTDGILGTPLAVSSTFIFAFLLFGAFLVKTGVGEYFNDLAIAIAGKLTGGPAKVAIFSSALQGTISGSSVANVVTSGSYTIPMMKRLGYNKNFAGAVEASASTGGQLMPPIMGAAAFLMVEFIGRGVTYWDIAKAAAIPAILYFTGIWIMTHFEAKRLGLRGLKDEEMPDRSKVFKKIYLLIPIVLIIILMMSGVPVIHAALYGIISCIVVGFINPDIKFGFKEIIDGMVEGARSALAVAAATACAGIIVGVVVKTGLGLSLANSLVKLAGGSILLTLFFVMIASLILGMGAPTTANYVITSTIAAPAIIALLAPDVPASAAPLVIVLSAHFFVFYFGIIADITPPVALAAFAASGISGGDPIRTGVNSSKLAIAAFIIPYMIIFSPALLMIDVTIWQILWVVFTAIMGMIAIGVGVIGYWYRAVSWIERIVLLGAGLAMIYPESLSDTIGLIVFGVMFVIQYITRNKGNGSKVAIS; translated from the coding sequence GTGGCTGACAAAAAAGAGACTTTAGATCCGGGAGCTTTACACGAATCACTGACTTTGGAACAGCAGAAGGAATTACTTGAAAAATATGATTTGGAATCAAATCAGCGTAACCCGCAAAATTTCATGAAGTATATCATCTATTTTGGTTTGCTGGCATTTACACTATTCCAAGTATACACAGCAATTTTCGGACAGTTTCCTGCGCAAATTCAGCGTACGGTTCACTTAGGATTTGCTTTAACGTTTGTATTTTTACTCTTCCCGGCAAGTCGTAAGCTATCGAAACGGACAATACCGTTTTACGACTATATTTTAGCGATTATTGCTATTGTTGTGGGAAGTTATTGGGTAATCAATTATGACCGGCTTGTTCAAAGTTTAGGTCAACTACAAACAATGGATTTCTATATTGGAATCCTGGCGGTAATTATCGTATTGGAAGGTGCCCGTAGAGCAGTCGGTTTACCAATCACTATTATTGCCGGGCTGTTTTTACTTTACGCATTTTTCGGTCCATACATGCCGGACTTTATGGCACACCGTGGTCAAAGCTTGGATAGTATTGTGAACTTAATGTTCTTCTCGACAGACGGTATTTTAGGGACACCATTAGCAGTATCTTCTACATTTATTTTCGCGTTCCTATTATTCGGGGCGTTTCTTGTAAAAACAGGGGTAGGAGAATACTTCAATGACTTAGCAATTGCGATTGCCGGAAAATTAACGGGTGGTCCTGCAAAAGTTGCGATTTTCTCTTCTGCACTGCAAGGGACAATTTCAGGAAGTTCTGTAGCGAACGTAGTAACTTCCGGTTCCTATACAATTCCGATGATGAAACGTCTCGGTTACAACAAAAACTTCGCAGGTGCTGTAGAGGCATCGGCATCTACAGGTGGTCAGTTAATGCCACCGATCATGGGTGCTGCAGCGTTCTTAATGGTTGAGTTTATTGGTCGTGGCGTCACATATTGGGATATTGCCAAGGCTGCTGCCATTCCGGCAATTTTATACTTTACAGGTATTTGGATCATGACACACTTTGAAGCAAAACGTTTAGGATTACGCGGCTTAAAAGACGAGGAAATGCCTGATCGTTCGAAAGTATTCAAGAAAATTTACTTACTTATTCCGATTGTACTGATTATCATTCTGATGATGTCAGGTGTACCGGTAATCCACGCGGCACTATACGGAATTATTTCTTGTATAGTTGTAGGATTCATTAACCCGGATATTAAATTCGGTTTTAAAGAAATTATCGACGGGATGGTTGAGGGTGCACGCTCGGCATTGGCAGTTGCTGCTGCAACAGCTTGTGCGGGTATTATCGTCGGCGTTGTTGTAAAGACAGGATTAGGGCTGTCTCTTGCAAACAGCTTAGTTAAATTAGCAGGAGGAAGCATTCTCCTTACATTATTCTTTGTAATGATTGCTTCGTTAATTTTAGGTATGGGTGCACCGACAACAGCAAACTATGTTATTACATCAACGATTGCTGCACCAGCAATCATCGCGTTACTGGCGCCTGATGTACCAGCAAGTGCAGCACCGCTTGTTATTGTTTTATCAGCACACTTCTTCGTGTTCTATTTCGGTATTATTGCGGATATTACACCGCCTGTTGCGCTCGCCGCCTTTGCAGCATCCGGTATTTCAGGAGGAGACCCGATTCGTACTGGTGTGAATTCCTCGAAACTTGCTATTGCGGCATTCATTATCCCGTATATGATCATCTTCTCACCGGCACTGCTTATGATTGATGTGACGATATGGCAAATTTTATGGGTAGTGTTCACTGCAATCATGGGTATGATTGCTATAGGTGTCGGAGTTATTGGTTACTGGTACCGTGCTGTAAGCTGGATTGAACGTATTGTTTTACTTGGTGCAGGTTTAGCAATGATTTACCCTGAATCATTATCAGATACAATTGGACTTATTGTATTTGGTGTTATGTTCGTGATTCAATATATTACTAGAAATAAAGGAAATGGATCCAAAGTGGCCATTTCATAA
- a CDS encoding amidohydrolase, which yields MLAVNSTEQMIFDWFQYFHANPEVSWKELKTTAKLAEILDDMGVSYKKFDDVTGLVAEIGKGEEIIAVRADIDALWQEVDGVMQANHSCGHDANISIVLGALYALKNESLNKKIRFIFQPAEETGGGALAMIDRGVMEDVTHLFGVHLRPMEELPLGKVSPAIYHGAAAFLTGTITGIDAHGARPHQGKNAIDVVVAIQQMLKNIHVDPFEVYSAKLTKIVADGGSVNIIPGNATFSIDVRAQKNEVLAQVQRDVDKGLKQIAEMFDIGVAWDWMDVTPGAEVSSEAAAIAERSIVEALGEKSLAPAVITPGSDDFHFYTIKNTELKATMIGVGADLGPGLHHPKMTFDAKALIDGAKVMAATLKNSAMK from the coding sequence ATGTTAGCGGTTAACTCTACAGAACAAATGATTTTTGATTGGTTTCAATATTTCCATGCAAACCCTGAAGTAAGCTGGAAAGAATTAAAAACAACAGCAAAATTAGCAGAAATCTTAGATGATATGGGCGTCAGCTATAAAAAATTTGATGATGTAACGGGCCTTGTCGCGGAAATCGGAAAAGGCGAAGAGATAATAGCGGTTCGCGCTGATATAGATGCACTATGGCAGGAAGTGGATGGCGTTATGCAGGCAAACCACTCTTGTGGACATGATGCAAACATATCTATTGTACTAGGTGCGCTTTATGCATTAAAAAATGAATCATTAAATAAGAAAATCCGTTTTATTTTCCAACCGGCTGAGGAGACAGGTGGCGGGGCATTGGCAATGATTGACCGCGGTGTTATGGAAGATGTTACGCATTTATTCGGTGTTCATCTACGTCCGATGGAAGAGCTGCCATTAGGGAAAGTGTCACCTGCAATTTATCATGGCGCAGCAGCATTCTTAACTGGGACAATTACTGGCATTGATGCACATGGCGCTCGTCCGCACCAAGGGAAAAATGCAATCGATGTTGTGGTAGCGATTCAGCAAATGCTGAAAAACATCCACGTCGATCCGTTTGAAGTGTACTCAGCGAAGTTAACGAAGATTGTAGCGGATGGCGGAAGCGTCAATATTATTCCGGGCAATGCAACTTTCTCGATTGATGTACGTGCACAGAAAAATGAAGTATTGGCGCAAGTGCAACGTGATGTGGATAAAGGCTTGAAACAAATTGCAGAAATGTTCGATATCGGGGTTGCATGGGACTGGATGGACGTTACACCAGGTGCGGAAGTATCATCGGAAGCAGCAGCAATTGCAGAACGCTCGATTGTGGAAGCACTTGGAGAGAAAAGTCTGGCACCGGCAGTAATAACACCGGGAAGTGATGATTTCCACTTCTATACGATTAAAAATACAGAGTTGAAGGCGACGATGATCGGTGTTGGTGCAGATCTTGGTCCGGGACTCCATCACCCGAAAATGACCTTTGATGCAAAGGCATTAATCGATGGCGCCAAAGTAATGGCAGCAACATTGAAAAACAGTGCAATGAAATAA
- a CDS encoding Fe-S oxidoreductase, whose protein sequence is MPALSYDQVRQLNSYSIFTEEPDRPLFTLANLHKDFYLTDFRNLMMGITNAATEAAAISHFGRRYGMFVAMQFYMLTTYDEVWDGKPEDLRFAIVQEFGIHTLGMYINPNDFRYVEDDERERVMTDILYKTSVVIGQLRKTTSISPLTLWENIFGYMLWHFHTLLENPALADRAFEDLDMLEDKNVWRYFSDKSLFLKYTGGKSPSALINQPVRKSCCFSKDIPGLMACGFCPMK, encoded by the coding sequence ATGCCTGCACTTTCTTATGATCAAGTACGACAATTAAATTCCTATAGTATTTTTACCGAAGAACCGGACCGCCCATTATTTACATTGGCGAATCTACATAAAGACTTTTATTTGACGGATTTTCGCAATTTGATGATGGGTATTACAAATGCTGCTACGGAAGCTGCGGCCATCTCCCACTTCGGGCGTCGCTACGGCATGTTTGTGGCGATGCAGTTTTATATGCTGACGACGTATGATGAAGTTTGGGACGGCAAGCCGGAAGATCTGCGTTTTGCTATTGTTCAGGAGTTCGGTATTCATACACTCGGGATGTATATAAACCCGAATGATTTCCGCTATGTGGAGGATGATGAACGCGAACGAGTAATGACGGATATTTTATACAAGACATCCGTTGTTATTGGCCAGTTACGGAAAACAACATCCATTTCACCGCTGACTTTGTGGGAAAATATTTTCGGATACATGCTTTGGCACTTCCATACTTTACTTGAAAATCCGGCATTGGCTGACCGCGCTTTCGAGGATCTGGACATGCTCGAAGATAAAAATGTTTGGCGTTACTTCTCGGATAAATCGCTGTTTTTAAAATACACAGGCGGGAAAAGCCCTTCCGCTCTCATCAATCAGCCTGTTCGGAAAAGCTGCTGTTTTTCAAAGGATATCCCCGGCTTAATGGCGTGCGGATTTTGCCCGATGAAGTAG
- a CDS encoding DUF4395 domain-containing protein: MAKPISVPRPLVRVNQWVIFLSVVITWVTGQYWILAIPLIANLLGIFTGFNPIMRFAKIFLTKDIKSYIPEDIGQQKFNSAIASICLAGGIVGFAFNWPVVAYSFTIMVAVASFVAILGFCIGCFMLFQFKQYQYRRTVKNS, encoded by the coding sequence ATGGCGAAACCTATTTCTGTACCAAGACCATTAGTGCGTGTAAATCAGTGGGTTATATTTTTATCAGTCGTTATCACATGGGTGACAGGACAGTACTGGATTTTGGCGATTCCGTTAATTGCAAATTTACTTGGGATTTTCACCGGGTTTAATCCGATAATGCGCTTTGCGAAAATATTTTTAACAAAAGACATCAAATCTTATATTCCTGAAGATATCGGACAGCAAAAGTTCAATTCAGCGATTGCGAGCATTTGTCTGGCGGGCGGAATAGTAGGGTTTGCCTTTAATTGGCCGGTCGTTGCATACAGCTTTACGATTATGGTGGCTGTTGCATCCTTTGTCGCAATTTTAGGTTTTTGCATTGGATGCTTTATGTTATTTCAATTCAAACAATACCAATATCGTCGAACAGTAAAAAATTCTTAA
- a CDS encoding polysaccharide deacetylase family protein — MMKKLIAVGFIAVCVLFLTIEYRGSSEKIERAVANEKDLAGLENGNPIEQATHLFEKVIVLNEEQPIYIKGNALTEIGVVHANTSFAIVGEDELYYELRFGKISAFIKKGSAAVEKRPLETLVNTEITNSIKTTKKTIVYEEKSLKSSALMQLSQGFRYPVVGEIDEWFVIKVGERAGYIHKTSVEIDEGIPVLVYHHILPKEEMVTNASTVSVQSFEQQMAFLAEEQFTTISTTQLYDYLEGRQILPVNSILITFDDGLLSTKVYAYPILKEHGFSAVQHIISSRTERFEGEQVFDAKGPLQFFTAEEMQQMTDVFQYEAHTHNLHQFSNGAGIRIRTFS, encoded by the coding sequence ATGATGAAAAAGTTAATTGCTGTAGGGTTTATCGCTGTTTGCGTATTATTCCTGACAATTGAATATAGAGGTTCAAGTGAAAAGATTGAACGGGCCGTTGCAAATGAAAAGGATTTGGCGGGTCTGGAAAATGGAAACCCAATCGAACAAGCTACACATCTATTTGAAAAAGTTATTGTCCTGAATGAGGAGCAGCCGATTTATATAAAAGGAAATGCGCTCACTGAAATTGGAGTTGTTCATGCGAATACTTCATTTGCGATTGTTGGGGAAGATGAACTTTATTATGAACTGCGATTCGGGAAAATTTCGGCCTTTATTAAAAAGGGAAGTGCTGCTGTAGAAAAACGTCCGCTTGAGACATTGGTAAATACAGAAATAACAAATTCAATTAAAACGACAAAAAAAACAATTGTATATGAAGAAAAAAGCCTTAAGAGCAGTGCACTGATGCAGCTTTCACAAGGGTTCCGCTACCCGGTAGTGGGGGAGATTGATGAGTGGTTTGTCATTAAAGTAGGAGAACGTGCCGGTTATATACATAAAACATCAGTTGAAATAGATGAAGGAATTCCAGTTTTAGTGTATCATCATATTTTGCCGAAAGAAGAAATGGTGACAAATGCAAGTACGGTTTCTGTACAATCATTTGAACAGCAAATGGCCTTTTTAGCTGAAGAGCAATTTACAACAATTTCGACAACGCAGCTTTATGATTATTTGGAAGGTCGCCAAATTTTACCGGTTAATTCAATACTCATTACATTTGATGATGGTTTACTATCGACAAAGGTCTATGCTTATCCGATTTTAAAGGAACATGGATTTTCTGCCGTACAGCATATTATATCTTCTCGTACAGAACGTTTCGAAGGTGAACAAGTTTTTGATGCGAAAGGACCGCTTCAATTTTTCACAGCCGAAGAGATGCAGCAAATGACGGATGTGTTTCAGTACGAAGCGCATACACATAATTTGCATCAGTTCAGCAATGGGGCAGGGATCCGCATTAGAACTTTCAGCTGA
- a CDS encoding sigma-70 family RNA polymerase sigma factor yields MREFDAIVDEHTRYLVRIAYLYVKNWATAEDIVQEVFVTYFQKSDQFRNESSLKTYLTKMTANRAKDYLRSWKHKKDVVFETIFAQTKGTDEEVIQKEHLASLEQKLFQLPLKYREPLILFYYDEQSIADIALYLQLNENTVKTRLRRAKQQLKEFFSEEGLEE; encoded by the coding sequence ATGAGAGAATTTGATGCAATTGTTGATGAGCACACGCGTTATTTAGTACGCATCGCTTATTTGTACGTTAAAAATTGGGCTACCGCCGAGGACATCGTACAGGAAGTGTTTGTAACATACTTTCAAAAGAGCGACCAGTTTCGCAATGAGTCGTCATTGAAAACGTATTTAACAAAAATGACAGCCAATCGCGCAAAAGATTATTTACGCTCATGGAAGCATAAAAAGGATGTTGTTTTTGAAACGATCTTTGCTCAAACAAAAGGTACGGACGAGGAAGTTATACAAAAAGAGCATCTTGCATCACTTGAACAGAAGTTATTCCAGCTACCACTGAAATACCGTGAGCCGCTCATTTTATTTTATTATGACGAACAGTCCATTGCCGATATTGCCCTGTATTTACAACTGAATGAAAATACGGTCAAAACACGTTTGCGCCGAGCAAAGCAACAATTGAAAGAGTTTTTTAGCGAAGAGGGATTGGAGGAATGA
- a CDS encoding S26 family signal peptidase, protein MDPFKKQLDEMMGDTRLQESRIKQRVKSELTPAPRKQKRSWHVQLVTAAVAAVAVFLFMTAVPFTQNSGNEGRGAPYDPLDDLAEIATLQKKKQLSTIDYDSFAQLPVLEQLSDLQYVDKETFTLAGKKGLYHTVIERQENLFDEAVYEAGDIVRTMTNTSSHLPIYENAYYEVVAVPGDRVVLQDGKLTVNGKPVRSELKEMYEENGNTIAGGYDQLLNAREYFLVNHFPAKNTMQAGTITAVHKIYGEVVALAEESTTTSIYLELENDYTPEQYFDLYLYDQIFGDGSISERLSASDLPFTHSNRLGELFLEASYRNITYLSDTEVEIRYQYDREAVGEYVFKMYKDPTGIWQWGM, encoded by the coding sequence ATGGATCCATTTAAAAAACAACTGGATGAAATGATGGGTGATACACGCTTGCAGGAAAGTCGTATTAAGCAGCGCGTGAAATCCGAATTGACTCCGGCCCCCCGAAAACAGAAACGTTCGTGGCATGTTCAATTAGTAACGGCAGCTGTTGCAGCAGTTGCGGTATTTCTATTTATGACGGCCGTTCCTTTTACGCAAAATTCGGGAAATGAAGGGCGGGGTGCCCCTTATGATCCGCTTGATGATTTAGCGGAAATTGCTACTCTTCAAAAAAAGAAGCAATTATCAACAATCGATTATGATTCTTTTGCACAGCTACCAGTGCTGGAACAATTATCGGATTTACAATATGTAGATAAAGAAACCTTTACACTTGCAGGGAAAAAGGGACTTTACCATACAGTGATAGAACGTCAGGAAAATCTATTTGATGAAGCCGTGTATGAAGCAGGCGATATTGTACGAACAATGACGAATACGAGCAGTCATTTACCAATTTACGAAAACGCCTATTATGAAGTAGTCGCTGTACCAGGAGACCGTGTCGTTTTGCAGGACGGCAAGTTAACGGTAAATGGGAAGCCTGTTAGATCGGAATTAAAGGAAATGTATGAGGAAAACGGCAATACGATTGCAGGAGGCTACGATCAGTTATTAAATGCGCGTGAATACTTTTTGGTAAATCATTTCCCGGCAAAAAATACAATGCAGGCAGGTACAATTACCGCTGTGCATAAAATTTACGGGGAAGTCGTAGCTCTGGCAGAGGAAAGTACAACAACATCCATTTATTTGGAGTTGGAAAATGACTATACACCCGAACAATATTTTGATCTTTATTTGTACGATCAGATTTTTGGAGATGGGTCAATTAGTGAAAGATTATCGGCAAGCGATCTTCCATTTACACATTCGAACCGTTTAGGCGAGTTGTTTTTGGAAGCATCCTACCGAAATATTACGTATTTATCCGATACAGAAGTGGAAATACGCTACCAGTATGACCGTGAAGCAGTAGGAGAATATGTATTTAAAATGTATAAAGATCCGACTGGCATTTGGCAGTGGGGAATGTAG
- a CDS encoding multidrug resistance efflux transporter family protein translates to MKEILIGILAALFFAVTFVLNHSMELEGGSWLWSSSLRYFFMLPFLIAIVAIRGKGGFRLLSNEMKEHPGAWLVWSFVGFVLFYAPLTFAAAFGPGWLVSGTWQFTIVAGVLLAPLFITTIAGKDVRAKIPLISLGISGIILIGILLIQIPQAQSVSMKTLLLGILPVIIAAFAYPLGNRKMMELCKGRVDPFQRVLGMTIASLPAWILLAVYALLTVGLPSASQVYQSLLVAVSSGVIATTLFFIATDRVRHDQGKLAAVEATQSTEVIFAMVGEMILLSVPLPQPIALIGLAVIIIGMLLHSYHTVLMNKRLQAAHEKNWDISRITDK, encoded by the coding sequence ATGAAGGAAATACTGATTGGCATTTTAGCTGCCTTATTTTTTGCGGTTACTTTTGTATTGAATCATTCAATGGAATTGGAAGGCGGCAGCTGGCTATGGAGTTCTTCACTCCGCTACTTTTTCATGCTCCCCTTCCTCATTGCCATTGTCGCCATACGGGGAAAAGGCGGTTTTCGTTTATTATCAAATGAAATGAAAGAACATCCGGGTGCATGGCTCGTTTGGAGCTTTGTCGGGTTCGTATTATTTTATGCACCACTTACATTTGCCGCGGCATTCGGTCCAGGCTGGCTCGTATCGGGTACATGGCAGTTTACGATTGTAGCAGGTGTTTTGCTGGCCCCCTTGTTTATTACAACTATCGCCGGAAAAGATGTCAGGGCAAAAATTCCGCTTATTTCACTAGGCATCTCGGGCATTATTTTAATCGGGATTTTACTAATCCAAATTCCGCAGGCACAGTCAGTTTCTATGAAAACTCTGCTTCTCGGTATACTGCCTGTAATCATCGCAGCTTTTGCCTACCCGCTAGGTAACCGGAAAATGATGGAGCTATGCAAAGGAAGAGTCGATCCGTTTCAACGGGTTCTAGGCATGACAATTGCTTCTCTGCCCGCATGGATTTTGCTCGCCGTCTATGCATTACTTACGGTCGGCCTGCCCTCTGCGAGCCAAGTGTACCAATCACTGCTTGTTGCGGTTTCTTCCGGTGTCATTGCGACAACCCTTTTCTTTATCGCAACAGACCGGGTGCGCCACGATCAAGGAAAGCTGGCGGCCGTTGAAGCGACACAATCGACAGAAGTTATTTTTGCGATGGTCGGTGAAATGATTTTACTAAGTGTTCCGCTCCCGCAGCCGATCGCGCTAATCGGACTGGCGGTTATCATTATCGGCATGCTGCTACATAGCTATCACACAGTACTAATGAATAAAAGATTGCAAGCAGCACATGAAAAGAACTGGGACATAAGTAGAATAACCGATAAATAA
- the pepT gene encoding peptidase T, producing the protein MKEKVIERLVRYAKIDTQSDFNSDTTPSTMKQFDLLHVLKDELAAIGLTDITLDENGYLFATLESNTDKDVPTLGFLAHVDTTSDYTGTNVQPQRIDNYDGEAITLKNGLVMAPDYFPNLKNYVGQTLITTDGNTLLGADDKAGIAEIMTAMEYLVNNPEIKHGKIRVAFTPDEEIGRGPHKFDVEKFGADYAYTMDGGPLGELQYESFNAAGVKVTTRGTNIHPGSAKDKMVNSITMAIEFQNEMPKDAVPEKTDGYEGFIHLMHFNGGIEETTMSYIIRDHDRAKFEEKKEYMAKVGKALQAKYGEEAITVAIDDQYYNMGEKIEPVMEIVDIVKEAFAKFNITPIVEPIRGGTDGSQLSYMGLPTPNIFAGGENMHGKYEFVSAETMEKATEVIIEIVQLFEQR; encoded by the coding sequence ATGAAAGAGAAAGTAATTGAACGTTTAGTACGCTATGCAAAAATTGATACACAATCAGATTTCAACTCTGACACAACCCCTTCAACAATGAAGCAATTCGATTTATTACATGTATTAAAAGATGAATTGGCAGCAATCGGTTTAACAGATATTACACTTGACGAAAACGGCTACCTTTTTGCAACACTTGAATCAAATACAGATAAAGACGTACCGACACTTGGCTTTTTGGCGCATGTTGATACGACATCGGATTACACAGGAACAAATGTACAGCCTCAGCGCATCGATAACTATGACGGTGAAGCGATTACATTAAAAAATGGTTTAGTGATGGCACCGGACTACTTCCCGAACTTGAAAAACTATGTTGGCCAAACGTTAATTACAACAGACGGCAATACATTGCTTGGTGCGGATGATAAAGCCGGCATCGCTGAAATTATGACGGCGATGGAATACTTAGTGAACAATCCGGAAATTAAGCACGGGAAAATTCGTGTAGCCTTTACACCGGACGAAGAAATCGGGCGCGGTCCACACAAGTTTGATGTCGAGAAATTCGGTGCGGATTATGCGTACACAATGGATGGCGGTCCACTTGGTGAGTTACAATACGAAAGCTTTAATGCAGCTGGCGTAAAGGTAACGACACGCGGCACGAACATTCACCCTGGTTCTGCAAAAGATAAAATGGTGAACTCGATTACAATGGCGATTGAATTCCAAAATGAAATGCCTAAAGATGCAGTTCCTGAAAAAACGGACGGCTATGAAGGCTTTATCCACTTAATGCATTTCAACGGCGGAATTGAAGAAACAACAATGTCATATATTATCCGTGACCATGATCGCGCAAAATTCGAAGAGAAAAAAGAGTATATGGCAAAGGTCGGCAAAGCGTTACAGGCAAAATACGGGGAAGAGGCAATTACTGTAGCAATCGATGATCAATATTACAATATGGGCGAAAAAATCGAGCCTGTGATGGAAATTGTCGATATAGTAAAAGAAGCGTTTGCCAAGTTCAACATTACACCGATTGTCGAGCCAATCCGCGGTGGTACTGATGGTTCCCAACTTTCATACATGGGCTTGCCGACACCGAATATTTTTGCAGGCGGCGAAAATATGCACGGTAAGTATGAATTTGTATCAGCAGAAACGATGGAAAAAGCGACGGAAGTCATTATCGAAATCGTTCAGTTATTTGAACAACGTTAG
- a CDS encoding lysoplasmalogenase — protein MARKVLILLFFGLGFYYVFFFETIDSSLKMVFKLLPMILLIALAFLTKVQVKSPYYWLISTGLIFCAVGDYTLQWFIVGLSFFLIGHIFYIFAFRSTNHQNTPLYVKVILALFGVVMMFWIAGSLLQKGDTVLAIAVTAYIFVILTMGWTSFRTGSKFAVIGAILFIMSDSVLAINRFMFDVPASHILIMFTYYGAQFLLMLSIMDYDKISSKTEIKSVE, from the coding sequence ATGGCACGTAAAGTTCTGATTTTACTGTTCTTTGGGCTTGGCTTTTACTATGTATTCTTTTTTGAAACGATCGATAGTTCTCTAAAAATGGTCTTTAAGCTTTTGCCAATGATTTTGCTTATAGCGCTTGCCTTTTTAACAAAAGTTCAAGTGAAATCTCCGTATTATTGGCTCATCTCAACCGGTTTAATTTTCTGCGCTGTTGGCGATTATACATTGCAGTGGTTCATCGTGGGACTTAGCTTTTTCCTGATCGGTCATATTTTCTATATTTTTGCTTTCCGTTCAACAAACCACCAGAACACACCACTATATGTAAAAGTTATTTTAGCTTTATTCGGTGTAGTTATGATGTTCTGGATTGCGGGAAGCCTGCTGCAAAAAGGAGATACGGTACTTGCCATTGCAGTGACTGCCTATATTTTCGTTATTTTAACGATGGGGTGGACATCATTCCGAACAGGCAGTAAGTTTGCTGTCATCGGTGCTATCCTCTTTATCATGTCGGACTCGGTATTGGCGATCAACCGCTTCATGTTTGATGTTCCCGCTTCCCATATTCTGATCATGTTCACGTATTACGGCGCACAGTTTCTCCTCATGCTCAGCATAATGGATTATGACAAAATTAGTTCAAAAACCGAAATAAAAAGTGTAGAATAA
- the nfsA gene encoding oxygen-insensitive NADPH nitroreductase: MNTKELLRSHTSVRKYTGEEISKETVIDLIETAQMAASSHFVQAYSVIWVTDEEKKKKLGELSKNEFQFKTAGASFLFCVDFKRLQVAGQKHGVDISADSAENVLVGVADVALFAQNFVIAAESMGYGICYIGGARTNPKEISELFNLPEYVFPLFAMTIGTPTKRNETKPRLPVAAVLHENGYDVDKYETLLDEYDGIMEDYYSSRSSNQKTATWTKQMADYLVQQNRPHMKDFLASRGFTWK; this comes from the coding sequence GTGAATACAAAAGAATTATTACGCAGTCATACATCTGTTCGTAAATATACAGGTGAGGAAATTTCAAAAGAAACGGTCATCGATTTAATCGAAACGGCACAAATGGCAGCAAGTTCGCATTTTGTCCAGGCATACAGTGTCATTTGGGTAACGGATGAAGAAAAGAAAAAGAAGCTTGGGGAACTGTCTAAAAACGAATTCCAGTTCAAAACAGCAGGTGCCTCTTTCTTGTTTTGTGTAGATTTCAAACGTTTGCAAGTAGCGGGTCAAAAGCATGGGGTTGATATTTCTGCTGACTCTGCTGAAAATGTTCTTGTAGGGGTAGCAGATGTTGCGTTATTTGCCCAAAACTTCGTTATTGCAGCTGAATCAATGGGTTATGGCATTTGCTATATCGGTGGTGCCCGTACTAATCCTAAAGAAATCAGCGAGCTTTTCAATTTACCGGAATACGTTTTCCCGTTGTTTGCGATGACAATCGGTACACCGACAAAACGTAACGAAACAAAGCCGCGTTTACCGGTAGCTGCGGTGTTGCATGAAAACGGTTATGACGTTGATAAGTATGAAACACTTCTGGATGAGTACGATGGAATTATGGAAGACTATTACAGCAGCCGTTCTTCAAATCAGAAGACTGCGACATGGACGAAACAAATGGCTGATTACTTAGTTCAGCAAAACCGTCCGCATATGAAAGACTTCCTTGCTTCACGAGGCTTTACTTGGAAGTAA